Within the Capsicum annuum cultivar UCD-10X-F1 unplaced genomic scaffold, UCD10Xv1.1 ctg79360, whole genome shotgun sequence genome, the region agttgaatcaaaaccaaataaaaaagcaAACGAACAAGAAAGAAAAACGTGTACTATATTATTGAGAGTTAAATCTTTGTTCACAAAAAagttacttaaatagaattatataaggtagtattttagtattttaatttatttagaagtGTACTAAATATTAAGagttttacttgttttaaataagcaaataattatataaggtagtattttaattgctttaaaaatataaaatagtagtaacacttttacatattttaagaaaGGAAAGATTAcatatagttttttaaaaaaaaaatagggaaatgggttttcttttttaaaaaaatattttttcttctttttccactATGTCCAGTCGTATGAATTTTGGTAAAATTCTTTGAAAAACTTGACCGATAttggtaaaatattttttaagggtcttctcatttttaatatagtaaaaattagagattagagattaaaGAAGTAGGtagttaaaatataaatgaaattgtTTGTTTAGGAAAGATGCATGGTATATATTAAATGATTGACTTTTTTCATATAAACACTAATCCAAAAGAATTCTAAGTTTTAGGTACATAACTCCAATAAGGAAAAGTTTAATAACTagattttaatgaatttttaaattttaaaaattattagaaaatagcaaaaagacgattttgtctattgcaaagtgttttaatgagggataaaaagttaaaatcacttttttaagggtcttcacacttttaatatattataatatagatatagataagagaaattattattattattattattattattattattattattattattattattacagtattcatattattattatattgttcatactaatattactactcCTGTTGCgccgccaccaccaccaccatactACTACCACCACTATTACCACTACTATCACTACTACCACTATCACTATTACTATCACCACTACCAttaccactaccactactaccactaccactatcaCTACAATTACTGCCACCACTACCATCACTACCACCACTATCACTACCAacactaccactaccaccactaccAACACTACCTCTACTACCACTACTACCATTACCATTACTACcactactaccactaccaccactaccactaccactactatTACTACCACCACTAccattactactactactatcacTACTACTACCACCACTactaccaccaccactactactactaccactactactaccactaccactactactatCACTACCACTGCTACCACTTGTAACGCCTCAAGTCTGCAATATGAACGCCACACGGTGATTACGACCCTGAAGGatcgcaagctaacccatggctgataccTGCTGtaagtactgaataataatactaaaataatgtggaaatataattgaaattatataaggTTCTCAAAAATACTAATatgagtactaaaatactaatagaAATACTGATaacaaaactgaatac harbors:
- the LOC124895034 gene encoding sericin-1-like, which translates into the protein GGSSSDSSSSNGSGGSNSSGSGSGGSGSSGSNGNGSSGSRGSVGSGGSGSVGSDSGGSDGSGGSNCSDSGSGSSGSGNGSGDSNSDSGSSDSSGNSGGSSMVVVVAAQQE